The Flavivirga eckloniae genomic interval CTCCTAGGTTTAATCCTTTTCTGTTTTCGTCAAATGGAGTATTATAAGTATCCGACAAAATCATTAAAGTTTTAAAACCATTAATGGTGAATTTTGATAAGCAGTCAGACCCTCCAACAATAACTCTATCTAATTGTCCAGATTTTATTAGTCTGGCTCCAAGCATAATAGAATTTGCAGCCGAAGAACACGCTGTACTTATAGTTGTTACTAAACTTTGTTCTATGCCTAATTGTTCTGCAATTTTTTGAGTAGAATCTCCTGCATGATGCCCTTCTATATATTTTTGAGTTGATTTATCTTCTAAATAATCGTAATAATTAGCTTCGGTCTTATCCATTCCCCCAACACTTGTTGCAGATATTAATCCTGTTTTATAAGCGTTTATATTGGAAATGCCTGCGTTTTCAATAGCTTGCTTTGCTGCTATTACACCCAGTAGTGCCGTACGAGAATAGTTGTTGTTTGGTGATAAACCAAGTTGTTGTTCTAATTCTTTATTCGTAAAAGCAATTTCGCCAACCATAATGTTTTCCTTATGGATGGTTTGTATTTTTGAAATTCTTGTAATTCCAGTTTTGCCTTCTACAAGCGACCTGTAATTCTCGTCTACATTGTTTCCAATAGCAGAAATAATTCCCATACCTGTAATAGCTATGCCTTTACTCATATTTTATTATTCCTGTGAAATTAGGAATCTTAATTTATTAAACTTATACCAATTTAATTTTGAAACTGATATTATTTAGAGATTCAACACCAATCGATGGCTATTTTAGTACAACCGTTTGTGAATTTGTGGTTATGTTTTTGCGAAATTTTTAATAAAATCTAGTTGAAAGATTCTGATACACGCAATAATGATGAACGATTTATTTTGTTCTATTCTCAAAAATATATTTAGCCATGACCTCAATAGACTCAAAAATAGCGCGACCTTGTTTTGGGTCGGTTAACTTAATTCCGTAGTTCTTATCTAACATAACAATTAATTCCAATGCATCAATGGAGTCTAGCCCTAAACCATCTCCAAATAATATATCATTGTCATTAATATCTTCTACTGTTATATCTTCAAGGTTTAATTGCTCTACAATATTCTTTTTTAGCTCTTGTTTTAAAGTCTCCATGTTATGTATTATATAATTTTACTATATTTTGTTTATTATGTATTATTGATCCTTTATTCGTTACCAAATATAAAAATGCTTCATAATCATCTCCATCTAACTCAACCCAACCGCAAAGCACTTTTTTTGTTTTATCTGTTGATAATAAGCTATTGGTGTTGTCCAATAAATGTTGTGCATTAAACGCGTCAAAGATAAAAAAACTATTTTCAGAAAATAACTTGTATTTAATACTAATTTCTCCAATACAAATATTTGGCAATGTGTATACAAAAACAGCAGGGCTTGGATAGTAATCTTCTTTATTTTGAATGGACTGTTGATGCTTTCTATCGGTATCTATACTTGATGCTTTGTTAGAGAATACAATGGCGATATTATTTTCTTCTTCTGGGTTTAAATGTTCGTTTTTTAGTAATACATCGGCAGCTAAAAATGCTAATTTGCTTAAAGCATCCATTTTAAAAAACTTTGCATAATTTGTTTCAAGAGATTTATATGCAGCTTTTATAAACGCCGAAAAGTTATTGTTTTCATTATTATAAATAACAGAACCATTTAAGGATACCTCATTGTTTTTGATTTTGCAAAAAGAGCTTATATGGTAATTGGAATTCATTAGTCAGTTACTTTTTTTTACAAACCAATAAGGTATGATATTCTCCAACACTAATATCTTCTTCAAGCTTAAGTCCAGCTTTATCAATTAACTTAAGAAATACTTCAGCCGAATACATTTTACTGTTCCCATTTGCCAATACGGTGAAATAAAGGGAGGTTGCTTCTAAGATAAATTTGGCATTATCGAATTTCTGTCTATCTGTAAACGTCTCCATAATCATTAATTCGGTATTATCGTCCATGGACTTAACACAAGTCGTTAATACCTTAAGAATTTCTTCTTCAGAGAAACAATCTAAGAATTGGCACATCCATATCGTATCTGCTCCATTTGGAATTTGAGGGTTGTCTTTTAACCAATCTATTTCATAACTGGAAACCCTTTTATCAAAGCCTTCTTTTTTAATATTGCCGAGAGCTATATTTATTTGCCCAGGTAAATCAATTATTTTTACGGATACATCTTGATTATGTTGACAACAGCTTATTGCAAATTTCCCTGTATTGGCACCAATATCGAATATGGTTTTTGGGTTATTTCTAAAGGCTAATTTTAAAGCATCATTAAAAATCGCATCAGAATAGTGATGATCAAATTCAAACCAAGATTTTTGAATTTCTGGCGTTAATTGAGATAAGCCTTCATAAACCGTGTTCCAACTGCCAAGCTCTTTTAAACCTTCTGGCTTTCCGGTTTTTATAGACTCATTTAAATGGAATAACCCTTTATAACATACATCGTTTGTAAAGTTTATATTAACGTTTACAGTCTCATGATAATTTAAAAAATAACCCGTAGTGGTTAATTGATAATTACCTGAATCGTCTTTACTAACAATGCCAGAACTTTCGGCTATTTCTAATAAAACACCTATCCCATATGCACTAACAGATAATTCATTTGAGATGGCATCTATTGCAATGCCTCCTTTTTTCCTTTTATTAAAAATCAAGCTAAGAACACCTAACTTTCTTAGTGAAACTGTAGCTTGAAACACAAAAGGAGCAAAAGCAATTTTTTGTGCTTCTTGAATAGCGTCAATAGCTCTTAACGTAGTATTTTCCATAATTATTTTTTATCTTTTTTTACTTTTTCAAATATTACTGCTGTATTACTACCACCAAAACCTGACGCTGTTTTAAGAAAAAAGTTCATTTTTTTTGGGGTGATTTGAGTTATGATATTTATTGGTTGTGTAACACCTAATGTCTCAAAACCTAAAGAAACATATAAGGTGTTATTATAAAGTGAATGCATTCCAACAATAGTTTCTAATAAACCGGAAGCTCCCAGAGTATGCCCGAAATAACCTTTTAAACTATTTGTAGGGACATTTTGCAGGCCTAATCTGTTGAACGCAATAGCTTCCATTTCATCATTATAGGGTGTCGCTGTTCCATGGGCAGAAATATAATCGATACTTTCAGACGATATATTCGCTTCTTTGAGCGCCGATGTTACACTTCTAAACAAGCCTTCTCCGGTTCGGGAGGGTCCGGAAATATGATTGGCATCATTACAAGAACCTTCTCCTAAAACAGCAACGGCTTCTTTTACCAGATTTGTTTTATTATTGGTAACCAAAATACTTGCAGCAACTTCGCCAATATTAATCCCAGAGCGATTTTTACAATAGGGTTTGCAAGGCGCATCGCTTAGTGCCTGAAAAGAGTTGAATCCCGATAAAATAAACTCTGTAACAAGATCTCCGCTCACAATAAATACATGGTCATAAACGCCTTGTTGGATATAACGTTTTGCAACTGCAACGGCTAAAATTCCTGAAACACAGGCGTTAGAAATAACAACAGCCTCGTTTTCAAATTTAAAGAAGTCCTTTATTTTTTTACCTAAAACACTTAAATAAGCACGTTCTTCAGGAAATTCGTTGTTTTTTTCTAAAACATCAATATTACCTTTTGTAGTTGAAATAATTAAACCAACATTTTTTGTTAAAGGAATTTTAGACGCTTGAATAACATGGTTTAACGATGTTATCATCATCTGTTCTAAGCGCGTGAAATCGCCTTTGCCTTCTAAGGGTTTAAAACGTTCACTTAATGCTTTTGTGTTTATTATTGATGACCAAAAAGGTTGAGGTAATAGGTTTTTGTCGTCAATTAGTTGTAAACCGGATACTTGATTATGAATATTATTTATAACAGTTTCACTATCAAATCCGAGAGAAGAGACTATATTATTATGTGATAAGTAAACATCAGTCATCTAAAAGGCCTACTTTTTGTTTCCATTCCATGAAAAAATCTGGAATTGTTAAAGATAATTCTCCTTGCCCCGTATGGTCTACAAAAACCTGAACGGTTTCTCCCGTACAAACGAGCTGATTTTCTTGATTAAAAATTTCATATCTAAAAATCATTTTCGCAGCACGACTGTCTACATATATTGTTTTTATTGTAGCAACATCCCCATAACGCAAAGGTAATTTGTGTTCGCTACTTGATTTTACAATTGGCGTAGCATAGCCAAAGTCTTTTTGATTTAAATATGATATGCCATGATGTCTGCCAAAAGCCTCTCTACCATCTTCAAAGTATTGTATATAATTGCCATGCCAAACAATTCCTAGTGGGTCAGTTTCTACAAACCGAACTCTTACCTGGCTAATAAAGCTAATTTCTTTATTATTTTTAGACTGCATTTTTCTTTTCATTGTAAACTATGGCGATTGCGGTTGTGACGATAAAAAACAAAAATAGTAATGTTATTTCCGGAATGATATCCATTAAGCTAGAATTTCTCAAAAAAACATCGTAAAAAGCATTTAACCCCCAATTCATTGGCGAAATATTAGATAAGGTTTGCATAAATTCGGGCATAATAAATACGGGAACCCAAACACCTCCCAAAGCTGCTAAAATAACTACAAAGGTTGCTCCAAATGGAGCAGATTGTTCTTGGGTTTTGGCTATCGTGCCTAAAAGTAAGCCCAGTCCTATGGCAGCTAAACCTGCAAATATGGCCACTAAAAATAAAAGGGGTAATTTGTCTGAAACATTTAATTTTGGTAACCCTATAGCTGGAAATAAATAAATTCCAATAAGTAACATTAATACAAACTGAATCAAACAAACGATTAAATAGATCGCTGTTTTTCCTCCAAGAACGGTTAAATATGATACTGGATTTGTTCTTAGGCGTACAAAAGTACCTTGACTTTTTTCTTTTACAATATTAATGGATAAGGGTACAATAATAAAAAATATAGCAAAAAGTGTCCAAGCTGGAACATTATGCTGAACCGAGTTTGGGATGATATTTTCATCATCCTTTTTTGGCAATATTTCTTTAAAACTTATAAAACTCTCTGTTTCAAAAATGATTTCCGAAGGATCATCTGTTAATTGCTCTTGAAATGCATTGTAGATGGATTGCGTTTCAATTTTAGAAATCATTTTATCTACTTCATTTTTTACTGAGCTTTTAAAAGAGAACTGCGTTGCCGGATCAAAATATAACTTGACTTCTTTTGCCTTGAAAATTTCTTTTGGTTTATCTTCACCTTCATCTTCTAAACCAAATTTATTCAAAATGCCTTCAACATTTTGGTTGATTTTTTTTTCAAGATCTGAAGATAAATCTTCAGGAATTACAATAGCCAATTGATTTTTGCCTTTAAAAACCAGATTCTTGGCATCTTCTTCAATAGCAATTTTAATAACCTCAAAAACATTCGAGCCTTCCAGACCTTTAACAATGGTTTGTGACACAGATCCCTTATCGTTATCCACTAAAAGTATAGGGATTTTGGTTTCACTTACAGTTTTAAATGTACTGTCTTGAATTATGGTAATAGTTACTATTAACACTAAAGGCATGATAAATAATATGGCTATTCCACCAATATCTCTGGTGAGCAATCTAAACTCTTTATATGCAGATGCCAGTAATTTATGCATGATCTCTTAAAGCGTGTCCGGTTAAAGCTAAAAATACATCTTCAAGATTTTTAGCATTTTTTTGCTCTTTAATTAAGTTTTTTGGGTCTCCTTGTGTTATTATTTTTCCGTGGTCTATTATAGCAACTTTAGTACAAAAGGCTTCTGCTTCGTTTAAGTGATGTGATGTATAGATTATTGTAGTTCCTTTTTCGTTAAGAGCTTTTAAATAATTTATAATAACATTTTTAGATTGCACATCGACTCCAACAGTAGGTTCGTCTAAAAACAGGACTTTTGGGTCGTGCAGAATACTAGCTATTAAATTGATTCGACGTTTCATCCCTCCAGAAAACGTGTTTATTTTTTTATTTGAAAATTGTGAAAGTCCTAGAGTTTTTAATGCGTCTTTTATTTTTAATTTTAAATCGTTGCCTTTTAATCCGTACATGCTTCCAAAATACGCTAGGTTTTCAAAAGCGGTTAAAGTTGGATACAAAGCATATTCTTGAGGGACTATACCTATTAACTGTTTTAATTGGTTCTTATTTTTTTTATAGGTAAGCCCATCTATAACAAATGAACCGGAAGTTGGTTTAATTAATGAGCATAACAGCGAAATTAACGTTGTTTTTCCTGCTCCGTTTGGGCCTAACAGTCCAAAAATATCTTTTTCTGAAATGCACAAATCTAAATTAGATACAGAAAATGTATCTGCTCCTTTATATTTTTTAGATAGTTGCTTAATTTCAATCATGTATAATTCCTTATATGGCCTTTTTTAATTTTTTAAAGAAGGCTTCTTCCTTATCTGCAATGACTTCTAATTGTGATGCCACATGATTATAAGCATCATCTTTCGCACTTCTGCTTTTATAAATACGAGATGCATCTAAAGCAAAATCTCTCCATAAATCACCTATAACCGTCATTTCTTTGGATAATTCTGCCAATTTATTGTTATTTAATATTTTACTGGATTCTTGTAAAAAGGCTGCATAAATATATCTAAATCCACCACCACCGGTTCCAATCTCTTCTTGCATTCTAACAATTTGCCCTAAATAATGATTAGCAACTTTAACACCTTTTTTCTTAGGCCATTTGCGTATTAGTTTTGCTGTATACTTAATGCCTTTAACACCAATAACAGGTACTGGAGCCAGCATATCTCTACACGTGTTTTTTATTCCTTTAATAATGGCGCTTTCAATATTTAGTTTTTCTGGAAAACCTATAGGATAGTACATGTGGCCTTTTGGAGCAAAAGCACCTTTAGCAAAGCGAACTTTATCTAATTCTTTACTGGTTAACGTTGTAACCGTTTCCATAACAGGGTCGCTAATCAAATAGCTGTCATTTTGTTTACCATACACAATTAAATTATGTGCATTAAAATGAAAACGATATTCGTCTGGAAAGTATACTAAATTATAAACGCCAACTTGAAGTCCTACGGGATTGTTTTTTTCTAAATTTTCAATTAGTCTCGCTTCAGCTTGTTGTGGGGTTTTAAATTTTTCCTTTTTAATTTTTATCCCAGTACGTTTTGCAAATCTTTTAAAAATTTGACCGGGCATTGTTCTATATGATATTGCCGGGGCATGATTTACTTTTAGAAAAGGAATATAACAGAACATTAAACCAGAACCTATGCCAAACACCATGGGTTCACTTACATCAAAGCCATTATACTTCATTAAATTTGAAACAACGCCATTTTCGCAGTGCGCGGTTTGGTGATGTGTAAAATTAATTTCCATAATCAATATCCTTTAATTGATTAATAGAAACTTCGAACACATCGGCATATTTTGCTAGTGTTTTTTCAGATAATTTATTGAATTTTTTCAATTTAAAGTGTCTTTTTACCTGCCATTTAAACAGGCCTACATAACTTGCTAGAATACCAATATCCATTTTATGGAGTTCCATATAATATTCAATAGGGCTAGTTTCTTTATTTAGTACTCTGGCTTTTGCTTTTGCAATACGCTCATTAATTTCTTGTATGGCGTTGTCTAAGGCAATTGTTTTAGGCTGCCAACCGCTACTTTTAGCTGTAGTGTATTCCCCTTTATCATCAACAGCATAACAAAGCTCTTTGTGTTTGCCTGCTTCTAAACTACTTTTATCTTGGGGGACATCACTCTTTTTCATAAAACTATTTCAAATCTTTGATAACCAAATTCATCTCACAAGATAATAATTTGGATGTTCCTTCGTGAATATTGCATTCTAAAGAACATATGCTGTAGCTATCGGTGTCATATCTTGATGTTAGTTTTGCACTGGAGATTATGGTACTATCAACCTTAGGACAGGAAAACAACGTTACTTTTTTCACGGCACTAATAAAACCAATTAGATTAGCACCTTCTCCTTCAATATCATCATCATTAAAAAAACTTTTGCCAACTATTGATGAGCAAGTTTGTGCTGCATTCTCTATTAATCCTACTTCGTTAAAATAATCATCTTCAACTAAAAGACAGTCTTTTTTAATTTTAAATGATGTAGAAACATGTTCATCATCAAGAGTTAGAACCTTGTCTATCATCAAAAATGGAGGACGATGCGGTAAAAAATTAGAGACATCTATTTTATCAAGATCAATCATTAACTTGCAATAACAGTTTTCATTATACCAGAAGCAATTGTTTCATTTTTGGAACTAAGTACAGTTATTTCAACCAAAGTTACTCCCATAAATTCATGTAAAATATGAGCTTCTGTTTTTATGGTTTCATTTAATTGAGGCAACATAGAGATTTCTATTTTTTTAATAGAACCTATATAGCCTGTTGGTGCCGGAGATCCTTTTAAAAAATAATCATACCCCGTATGGAGTGCCACTGTCTGTGCCATATTTTCTACTAATCCGGATTCCGATAGTACTTTATTTTCAAAAAAAATATTGGTTTCTAAAACTCTTAATGAGGATATTACATTTGTATCGGAAAAACCTAACAAACTATCTACCATTACAAAAGGAGCTTTTTGTGGAATTAAGTGTTCTATATTTGTAATTGGTTTTTCTAGTAAAGCCATTTTAATGAACAGTTAGATGTGCATAAGCATAAGAGAATCTTCCGCTTTCTGGCACTGATAACATTATTTTGTCTCCTTTTTTCAACCTTCCAGAATACATGAGTTCTTCAAGCATTAGGTAGATAGAAGCAGATCCAACATTGCCTACTCTATCTAAATTAGTAAACCAACTACTTTCGGGAATTTGCAATCCTCTTTCTTTAATTTTATTTTTTAATTTTTCAGCAAAAAAGTTAGAGGATAAATGAGGTAGAAAATAGTCGATATCCGCAGAGTCTTTATCATGTTTTTTTAAGACTAGCTCTAAGCTTTCGACACCTTTATCGATAATATGCTTTTCTAAAATTTTAACATCTTGTTTAACAGAAAAGATAGATTCTTCTAACCATTGTTTAGAGTTGTATTCTGTCCAAGGCTTAATAGACCCATCGTCAAGTTTTTCTCCGCCAGAATACATACAGGTTTCCAATTCATGCGCATACGAATAGGCTTCCATCCAATCTATTTTTAAAGAGATGCCTGTTTCATTTTTTTTGTTTTCTAACAACATGGCGCCTGCTCCATCTGACAGCATCCAACGTAAAAACTCTTTTTTAAATGCTACTATAGGCTGCTCTTCTAAAGATGAAAGCGACACAGCCTCTTCATTAAACATATTTGCCTGTATTCGTGTAGAAGATCTTTCTGATCCTGTACAAACTGCATTGTTTGAATTTCCTGATTTTACAGATAAAAAGCCAAACTTTAAGGAACTCATGCCTGCACAGCAAATACCTGCGGCTGAGTTTATCTCCATATTTTTATTTGCTAATAAACCATGAACCATGGCTGCATGAGAGGGCAATAATTGATCGGGAGAAGAGGTTCCGCAGCATAATAATTCCATACTGTTTTCAGTAAACGAATCGTCAAATAACTTTGCAATAGCTTCTTGAGTTAATTCTGCATTGCTATGGGTAATTTTTCCTTGACTATTAATGGCGTAATAACGCTGTTTTATTCCATTATTTCTTAATACTACTCTTTTTGCTCTAGAAGGCTTCCCGTTAATTTGACCTAAAATGCCTTCCATTTCATCATTACTAATGGGGTTGTTTGGTAAAAATTTTGATATTCTTGTTATGTAAACGTCTTTCATTTAATCCCTTTCTATTTAATTTCTACAGATGAATAATATTTTTTATCCTTTTTTATCTTTCCAGACAAAGGCAAATAAGTCAACAAAAATAAAAGAAAAACCACGGGAGCAATAACCCAAATGGCAAATAATAAATAATAATTAAATATTTTAATCCAAATTGTACGCTTATTGATATTACTTTCCCCCTTAGAATAGATGAGTTTTGCCCATTTACCAAATAAAACATTGGCTCTTTTATCTGCTAAAACTAAAAAAGGTTTTATTACTACAGCTTCTTCTTTTACTAGACTTTTTTGAAGATTATCAAGATTATTACTAATGGTGTGATCTAATATAACATCACCAAACCTGGTAGATTCATCAATATCTTTTTGAGACACGCCTGGTTTAGGAAATATACCTAAATATTTTTTTTTCTCTCCACTAAACATCCATTGTACTATGGTAATAACGCTTATGTGGTTTATATGCCTATCTCTTAAAACAATATTACCAACTAATTTGGAACCACATTCCTTAAGTAGCGTTTTCACTTTTTCTTGAGCCATTACCCACATATTTCTACAACCAATAACAGTAATTATTGGCGTATTTGCAAGTAATTGTTTGGCTTCTGGGGTAGATAAGAAAGAATTTGTTGGAATTGATGGGCTTAAATACCAAACAGAATACCCTAAAATCACTAAATCGAATTTTTGATTTAGAATGGCTTCAGGAATGGGTTTTGTTTTTGAAGGAATTTGAAGAAAAGATTCGGGAAATGCATTTAAAAAATCTTTTTTTTTCCATGGAAAAGCAAAAGGCGTTTCCATTTCTATTTGATGGTGAACAACTTTTATGTTTTTGGAATTATTAAGAGGCATCGCAATATTATTTACGATTTCTGTTAATTGACCAGATTGAGAGTAATGAATAACTAAAATGTTCTTCATTTTATTATTTATTGTTTGCATCCCAAAAATCAAAATAATTAAACCATTGTAATGGGTATTTTTTAATCATCCATTCTAAGCTTTGCGTATATTCTTTTAGTAATGCTTTGGCATCCCTGTGCTTCACCTCTGCTGTTCTTGCATAAAGGTGGTAATGTTTTCTGGTTTCTTTTAGTACATATACAAAAAGTACAGGAACTCGTAATCGAGAGCTTATAAGAAATGGACCGGCTGGAAACTTAGTTTCTTTACCTAATAATTCTTGTTCTAAATATTTTGAATCTTTAATGTAACGATCTCCTGTTATACAAACAATTTCATTTCTTGCCAATGCTGCATTAATTTCAAAGATATGGGAAAGGTCTTCTTTAATAAGAATAATTTTTATGTTAGACTTATTTGTAACACTATCAAGATAATCTTTTATGGCTGTATGCTCGACATTGGTTGTGAGTAAGCTTATGCACTCATTATCTTCTAATTCTCCAAAAAAATGCTCAGCAATTTCAAAATTGCCCATATGACCGCTTATAAGGATGCCTCCTTTTTTTTGTTTTAGTATTTCTTTTATACGCTCTACACCATCATAATCATATGTGAATTTAGACTTTAAGCCAGAAGAAATAGCAACTTTGTCTATTATTGTTTGTCCAAAAACAAAATAACTTCTGTAAATGCTTAAGATACTTTTAAGCTTGGAATATTTTAGTCTTTTATGAAAGTAGTAGTAGGTCGCTTTTGTGCTGTCCATCGCAAAAAGGCAGAAATAAGCAGCAACAAAATATAAAATAAAATATGCTGAACGTAGTCCAAGTTTTTTGATACAAAATATAAATATTTTGTAGCCTAAAACCGTACCTCTGGACTTTCCTTTCCATTCAGCAGCCATATATATTTGGGTAAAGTTGTTTTATTATTTTAATTTGTTTTCAATAAGATTGTAAAAATCTTGAAGTGTAACAATGTTTATAAAATCTTCTCCTACTAATTTAACGCCAAAATTAGACTCAATAGACACAACAAGATCTACAAAATCTAAACTGTCAAGTTCAAGAGTTTCTTTTAAGTTAGCTTCGGGTGAAATATCATCATTTTCAACTTCAAATTCATCTATAAGAAAGTCGTTTATTTTTTCAATAATAACTTCTTTATTCATCTTTGTGATTTATTTTTTTTATTATTAATGCTGAGTTTGTTCCCCCAAACCCAAAGGAATTGGACAAAAATACATCAATTTTTTTATCTAACGTTTTACTTACTAAATTTAATTTTGCAGCATCTTCATCCGGGGTCTCAAGATTTATGTTAGGAGCAATAAAAGAGTGCTGCATCATAAGCATCGAATATATAATTTCACTAGCTCCAGCCATCCAGCATTCATGTCCTGTCATAGACTTTGTAGAGCTTACGTAAGGACCGTTTTCTCCAAATACGTTGAATATGGCTTTGGCTTCATTGGCATCTCCAACAGGTGTTGAAGTAGCATGTGCATTAACGTAGTCGATACTGTTAACAGGAATGTTTGCTTGTAATAAGGCTTTATTCATGGCTCGGGAAGGTCCATCAACGTTTGGTGTTGAAATATGTTCTCCGTTTGATGAAAACCCATAGCCTATAATTTCTCCTAAAATAGGAGCGCCTCGCTTTATGGCAGATTCATAACTTTCTACTACTAAGGTAGCTCCGCCGCCACTAGGAATAAGACCATCACGATTTTTATCGAATGGGCGGGATGCCTTTGCAGGTTGTTCTTCGTGTGCAGAAAATACACCTAAGCCATCAAAACTTCCCATGGCTAGTTCATTTATCTCTTGAGCACCTCCACATATAATACAGTCTTGAAGGCCACTTTTTATAAGCTGATATGCCATGCCAATAGCATGAGAGCCACTTGCACAGGCAGCACTTATAGTAAAATTAACACCTGTTAATTTAAAAATAGTAGAGAGGTTCATCGTTACGGTAGAATTCATGCCTTTAAAAATAGATCCAGAACCTACCAAGGTGGTGTCTTTTTTCTCTCTAATTTTATCAACAGATTCTATAACAGATTTTGCTGTACTATCGTTACCGTAAAGAATCCCTACTTCATTAGCGTCTATAAACTCTTGAGTGATTTTTGCATTTTCTAAGGCTTCAATGGTTGCCATATAAGCATATGCGCCTTCTTCCCCCAAGCTAATACGCTCTCTTCTTGTAAGGAGCTTTTTAAGATTAGGTGTCTCTACCATGCCTGTTAAGCTTGAACGGTAACCAAAAGGTTTTCTTTTTTCATCAGAGATAATTCCAGAGGTTCCGTTATAAAGAGACGTTTTTACTTCTTCTAAATTTTTACCAATGCAGGAATAAATTCCCATGCCAGTTATAACAACTCTTCTCATCTTTCGAATTATTTATGAATAAATGCCTCCATTTATATTTATAACTTCCCCTGTAATGTAAGATGCTTTTTCTGATGCTAAAAAAGATACTAAATGCGCTACTTCTTCGGGGTCTCCAAAACGATTTGCAGGAACCATCTTTTTTAATTCTTTTTCATCCAAATCCCCAGTCATGTCTGTTTTAATAAATCCTGGGGCGACTGCATTTACAGTAATCTTACGTTTAGCTATTTCTTGAGCTAAGGCTTTTGTGGCTCCTATAACAGCACCTTTTGCAGCAGAGTAATTGGTTTGACCAGCCGTTCCTTTAAGACCGGATAATGAAACAATATTGATAATACGCCCATATTTTTGAACCAATAATTTTTGAATTAAGTGATTAGTTACATTAAAGAATCCATTTAGACTGGTATCAATAACATTATTCCAGTCTTCGGATGTCATCCACATAAATAAACCGTCTTTTGTAATGCCGGCATTATTAACGATCACTTCAATAGCAGCATCTTTGTTGTTTTCATGCCAGTTATCTAAAACAGATTTTACTTCGTGGTTATTAACTACATTAAATTGTAGTAATTCTCCTTTTCCTCCAGCTTCTTCAACAGCTTTTAAGGTATCGAGAGCAGCTTGTTCGTTACTTTGGTAGTTAATTAAGATGTGGTAGTCTGTATCTTTGGCTAGTTGAATACAGATGGCTTTTCCAATCCCCCTTGAGCCACCAGTTATTAGTGCGTATTTATTTTTAATTGTATTTTTTTTCATTAACAATAAACATTATTTTTTTTTGATTTCAACA includes:
- a CDS encoding beta-ketoacyl-[acyl-carrier-protein] synthase family protein, which encodes MRRVVITGMGIYSCIGKNLEEVKTSLYNGTSGIISDEKRKPFGYRSSLTGMVETPNLKKLLTRRERISLGEEGAYAYMATIEALENAKITQEFIDANEVGILYGNDSTAKSVIESVDKIREKKDTTLVGSGSIFKGMNSTVTMNLSTIFKLTGVNFTISAACASGSHAIGMAYQLIKSGLQDCIICGGAQEINELAMGSFDGLGVFSAHEEQPAKASRPFDKNRDGLIPSGGGATLVVESYESAIKRGAPILGEIIGYGFSSNGEHISTPNVDGPSRAMNKALLQANIPVNSIDYVNAHATSTPVGDANEAKAIFNVFGENGPYVSSTKSMTGHECWMAGASEIIYSMLMMQHSFIAPNINLETPDEDAAKLNLVSKTLDKKIDVFLSNSFGFGGTNSALIIKKINHKDE
- a CDS encoding acyl carrier protein, producing MNKEVIIEKINDFLIDEFEVENDDISPEANLKETLELDSLDFVDLVVSIESNFGVKLVGEDFINIVTLQDFYNLIENKLK
- the fabG gene encoding 3-oxoacyl-ACP reductase FabG; amino-acid sequence: MKKNTIKNKYALITGGSRGIGKAICIQLAKDTDYHILINYQSNEQAALDTLKAVEEAGGKGELLQFNVVNNHEVKSVLDNWHENNKDAAIEVIVNNAGITKDGLFMWMTSEDWNNVIDTSLNGFFNVTNHLIQKLLVQKYGRIINIVSLSGLKGTAGQTNYSAAKGAVIGATKALAQEIAKRKITVNAVAPGFIKTDMTGDLDEKELKKMVPANRFGDPEEVAHLVSFLASEKASYITGEVININGGIYS